From Cannabis sativa cultivar Pink pepper isolate KNU-18-1 chromosome 8, ASM2916894v1, whole genome shotgun sequence, a single genomic window includes:
- the LOC133030450 gene encoding uncharacterized protein LOC133030450, with the protein MATIDKSWTKIRNRGCHEFWNGLQAFLAMASEHKDCDGRIRCPCVRCINSRFEKIDRVRAHVFDRGFMQGYEKWIYHGEPEDVVVDVAVADVESEDEMIPILEDFFPSTTEEPQGEDEQPTTNPQFDDLFEEIEAELYPGCDWISSLNFLAKLLHLKVRGKIPNNIFEELLKLLKFAFPKENNIPSTYYEAKKRLKKLGLGYDNIDVCLYNCCLFYKENASKEACPVCGTSRWVTSENGKGKKFPCKVMRYFPLAPRLKRLYSSRITAKSMIWHHTGKSKDDGVLRHPVDGLAWKDFDAKHPEFARDPRNVRLGLAADGFNPFGNMSLAYSMWPVVLANYNLPPWLCMKDNYFLLSTLIPGAKSPGKDMDIFLRPLVDELKELWNNGVATRDSSTNSMFTMRAALLWTVNDFPARSSLSGWSGQGYKACPTCNEDTTSIRVIGKTSYVGHRRFLPSNHAMRRDTRFDGKVERRPPPRRFTCEEILSQVNALEPQIPGHHENFGGVKRRRVAENCNWRKKSIFYELEYWSTNILKHNIDVMHVEKNVCDSLLGTILDNDKSKDTTNARHDLKKMGIRESLWIYEDGNGRLMKPHAPYVLTREKRQLFCQFVKGIKFPDGFCSNLKIKVSPDESNIIGLKSHDCHVIMQRVLAVGVRKFLPRDTATTITQLSFFDIMIHLVLHLPEEAILGGPVFMRWMYPFERYMKKLKNYVGNKARPEGSITEGYVADEAVTFCSMYFKGCETRFNRFDQNEDAPSVCRYLSVFNSQSRPLTSGLIKPLDHISREKAEWYILQNSPEIQAYLDEHLDKIRHEYPNGNHDILHRQTFRSWFHKKLLALASGSDYLATFYEGCIVNGVRFIASKRDQKRKTQNSGVTVAGTEGFNYYGTLEDVVEDISHRQIWDITDNEDETDVDVVSDSNSANFVLTVDLGELIMQSNEPPVIVESFDQLVDSEIENNELDENYVAEEVDDLLVEHVEDENVNLVNDGNDSDSSV; encoded by the exons ATGGCGACAATCGATAAGTCTTGGACCAAAATCAGAAATCGTGGTTGCCATGAATTTTGGAATGGTCTACAAGCCTTTTTAGCAATGGCATCAGAACATAAGGATTGTGATGGACGAATACGATGTCCTTGTGTGAGATGTATAAATagtaggtttgaaaaaatagataggGTTAGAGCACACGTATTTGATCGAGGTTTTATGCAAGGATATGAGAAGTGGATTTATCACGGGGAGCCTGAGGATGTCGTCGTTGATGTAGCAGTTGCCGATGTTGAATCAGAGGATGAAATGATTCCTATTTTAGAAGACTTCTTTCCCTCGACAACTGAGGAACCACAAGGAGAAGATGAACAACCAACCACAAACCCACAATTTGATGACTTATTTGAGGAAATTGAAGCTGAATTGTATCCCGGTTGTGATTGGATTTCATCTCTTAACTTTTTAGCAAAGCTATTGCATTTAAAAGTTAGGGGAAAAATTCCTAATAACATCTTTGAAGAATTATTGAAGCTTTTAAAGTTTGCGTTTCCGaaggaaaataatattccaTCAACTTACTACGAGGCAAAAAAGAGATTGAAGAAATTAGGCTTGGGTTATGATAATATCGATGTCTGTTTGTATAATTGTTGCTTATTTTATAAGGAGAATGCATCCAAGGAGGCTTGTCCAGTTTGCGGAACTAGTCGTTGGGTTACTTCCGAGAACGGTAAAGGAAAAAAATTTCCTTGCAAAGTCATGCGATACTTTCCGTTGGCACCTCGGCTTAAAAGATTATATAGTTCGAGGATTACAGCGAAAAGCATGATATGGCATCATACtggaaaatcaaaagatgatggGGTGTTACGACACCCGGTCGATGGTTTAGCTTGGAAAGACTTTGATGCAAAACATCCCGAGTTTGCAAGGGACCCAAGAAATGTTCGACTTGGGTTAGCTGCTGATGgatttaatccatttggcaacatgagtcTTGCATACAGCATGTGGCCAGTGGTGTTGGCTAACTATAATCTACCACCTTGGTTATGTAtgaaagataattattttttgttatctacCCTAATTCCtggtgcaaaatctccaggtaaagacatggatatatttttaagaCCTTTGGTGGATGAATTAAAGGAGTTGTGGAATAATGGGGTAGCAACGAGAGATAGTTCGACCAACTCGATGTTCACCATGCGTGCTGCGCTTTTGTGGACAGTGAATGATTTTCCTGCTCGTAGTAGCTTGTCTGGGTGGAGTGGTCAAGGTTATAAAGCTTGCCCTACTTGTAATGAAGACACAACGTCCATTCGAGTGATCGGGAAGACATCATATGTTGGTCATCGAAGGTTCTTGCCAAGTAACCATGCAATGAGAAGGGATACTCGATTTGATGGTAAAGTTGAAAGAAGACCTCCTCCAAGACGATTTACTTGTGAAGAAATATTATCACAAGTTAATGCTCTCGAACCCCAAATTCCCGGACATCATGAAAATTTTGGGGGCGTGAAACGTAGAAGAGTTGCAGAAAATTGTAATTGgaggaaaaaaagtattttctacGAGTTGGAGTATTGGAGCACGAATATTTTAAAACACAACATTGATGTCATGCATGTTGAGAAGAATGTGTGTGATAGTCTCCTAGGAACCATCTTGGATAATGATAAATCAAAGGACACAACCAATGCGCGCCATGATTTAAAGAAGATGGGTATTAGGGAATCGTTGTGGATTTATGAAGATGGGAATGGGAGGCTAATGAAACCGCATGCTCCTTATGTTTTGACTCGTGAGAAAAGACAACTTTTTTGTCAGTTTGTTAAAGGAATAAAGTTTCCCGATGGCTTCTGTTCAAATTTAAAGATTAAAGTTTCTCCAGATGAGTCTAACATTATTGGGTTAAAATCCCACGATTGTCATGTCATTATGCAGCGAGTACTAGCGGTTGGTGTCCGTAAATTTCTACCTCGTGACACTGCAACAACTATTACTCAGCTGT ctttttttgacataatgatACACTTGGTATTGCATTTGCCTGAAGAAGCGATATTGGGTGGCCCGGTCTTTATGAGATGGATGTATCCTTTTGAAAGgtacatgaaaaaattgaagaattatGTGGGAAATAAGGCACGTCCTGAAGGGTCAATTACAGAAGGTTATGTTGCTGATGAGGCAGTAACCTTTTGTTCAATGTACTTTAAAGGGTGTGAAACAAGATTTAATCGGTTTGATCAAAATGAAGACGCGCCTTCTGTTTGTCGCTATCTCTCAGTTTTTaattctcaatctcgtcctttAACTAGCGGACTTATCAAGCCTCTTGATCATATCAGTCGTGAAAAAGCTGAGTGGTACATTCTTCAAAATTCTCCTGAAATCCAAGCTTACTTAGA TGAACATTTggacaagatcaggcatgaataTCCTAATGGTAATCACGATATCTTGCATAGGCAAACTTTCCGTTCGTGGTTTCATAAGAAG TTACTCGCTCTCGCTTCCGGGTCCGATTACTTAGCAACATTTTACGAAGGTTGTATAGTGAATGGTGTTCGGTTTATTGCATCAAAGCGAGACCAAAAGCGGAAGACACAAAATAGTGGTGTTACTGTTGCTGGAACTGAAGGGTTTAATTATTACGGCACACTTGAAGAT GTTGTTGAAGATATTAGCCATCGACAAATTTGGGACATTACTGACAACGAAGATGAGACTGATGTAGATGTTGTTAGTGATTCTAACTCTGCCAATTTTGTGTTGACGGTTGATCTTGGAGAGTTGATTATGCAATCGAATGAACCTCCAGTAATTGTTGAATCGTTCGATCAGTTAGTGGATTCTGAGATAGAGAATAATGAACTTGATGAAAATTATGTTGCAGAAGAAGTAGACGATTTACTAGTTGAACATGTGGAGGATGAAAATGTAAACTTAGTGAATGATGGAAATGATAGTGATTCTTCAGtgtaa
- the LOC133030451 gene encoding uncharacterized protein LOC133030451: MSATLATYHGGDGDGRDPPDPSRVPSSCEAVPPPVRKGRGVAANANLEKKRREAGKPLPVEVDLETGKVVGTEASNYVRFLGQQVSMLCPGGHLNFSDVPQQYKDQVLNRIRYYFDIDGNPHRDLLMGTLYSVMAERYSERKTLRHKHFKQHYKKPEDWDTVLKFPPDYLNTETWKPVCELFVSEAFLNRSTKNKSNRQLMKYPTTQGTKSLASIRHGMGVLLESM; encoded by the exons ATGTCAGCTACGTTAGCGACATACCACGGTGGGGATGGTGATGGCAGGGATCCCCCTGATCCTTCTAGGGTACCGTCGTCTTGCGAAGcag TTCCACCTCCGGTCAGAAAGGGTCGTGGGGTTGCCGCAAACGCTAATCtcgaaaaaaaaaggagagaagcTGGTAAGCCCTTACCGGTGGAGGTAGATCTTGAAACAGGCAAAGTTGTTGGCACTGAAGCAAGCAATTATGTTCGATTTCTTGGCCAACAAGTAAGCATGTTGTGCCCGGGTGGTCATCTAAATTTTTCTGATGTACCCCAACAATACAAGGATCAAGTGCTCAATCGAATTaga TACTACTTTGATATCGATGGGAATCCCCATCGAGACCTACTTATGGGGACTTTATATTCGGTGATGGCGGAGCGGTATAGTGAGCGAAAGACACTCAGACACAAGCATTTCaaacaacattacaaaaaaccagaagattgggacacagttctcaaattcccccctgactacttgaataccgagacttggaaaccggtttgcgaattgttcgttagcgaggcatttttgaatcgttcaactaaaaataaatcgaatcggcaactaatgaaatatccaacaacGCAAGGCACAAAATCGTTGGCGTCCATACGCCACGGAATG GGGGTCCTCCTGGAGAGCATGTAG